A single window of Salvelinus namaycush isolate Seneca unplaced genomic scaffold, SaNama_1.0 Scaffold243, whole genome shotgun sequence DNA harbors:
- the LOC120038932 gene encoding guanylate cyclase soluble subunit alpha-2-like: QVMEVKGQMIHVPESSTLMFLGSPRVDKLEELMGRGLYLSDIPIHDATRDVILVGQQAKAQDGLKNRMDKLKATLEKTHQALEEEKRRTVDLLYSIFPGDVAQKLWQGESVPARKFDDVTMLFSDIVGFTAVCAQCTPMQVISMLNELYTRFDYQCGILDVYKIETIGDAYCVAGGLHQKIDSHAKPIALMALKMMELSEEVLTPDSKSIKTEGVTQTRHRGYNAE, translated from the exons ctcag GTGATGGAGGTGAAGGGACAGATGATTCATGTCCCAGAATCCTCTACTCTGATGTTCCTGGGTTCCCCCCGGGTAGACAAGCTGGAGGAGCTGATGGGCAGGGGCCTCTACCTGTCAGACATCCCCATCCACGACGCCACGCGTGATGTCATATTGGTGGGACAGCAGGCCAAGGCACAGGACGGCCTCAAGAACAGGATGGACAAACTCAAg GCCACCCTAGAAAAGACACACCAAGCtctagaagaggagaagaggaggacagtaGACCTTCTCTACTCCATTTTTCCTGGTGACGTGGCCCAGAAGCTGTGGCAGGGGGAGTCTGTCCCCGCCAGGAAGTTTGATGATGTCACCATGTTGTTCTCTGACATCGTGGGCTTCACGGCAGTGTGTGCTCAGTGTACCCCCATGCAGGTCATCAGCATGCTCAACGAGCTCTACACACGCTTCGACTACCAGTGTGGAATACTGGATGTGTATAAG ATTGAGACTATAGGCGACGCCTACTGTGTTGCGGGCGGGCTCCACCAAAAGATTGACAGCCATGCCAAGCCAATCGCACTCATGGCCCTGAAGATGATGGAGCTGTCAGAGGAGGTGTTAACGCCGGACAGCAAATCCATCAAG ACAGAAGGGGTAACACAGACACGTCACAGGGGCTATAATGCTGAATAA